The Solenopsis invicta isolate M01_SB unplaced genomic scaffold, UNIL_Sinv_3.0 scaffold_106, whole genome shotgun sequence genomic interval tgatttttatttaagccTAAGTAAATTTCTtctatatgtacaataaattaatttttaagtgttttagttcatattatgtttttagataaaaatatcacGCGTAGTCCTTAGATTAAGTTCTGATATAATCTGATTATCAATCTTCATATTTCTAGCCGATTACAAAACTGCCAGGGAAAAATGCAAAAGTCAGAATGCACTTCTGATTTAAATTCTGAAATAGATGTACGGCGAAAGCGACCCAGTAAACGACTATTATCTTCTTCCGATGACGAGGAGGATAGGACCCTACCAACACCTCCGCTTTTAAAacgtttgtttaaatatattctaactATATGTACTGTGGcaaaatgtacattttgtataattaaatttcagaagTGACGGGAgctcaaaacaaaaaaaagacaaaatctCAATTCAACCTTTCGTCAAATGAAAGTGATGCATCCAGTGTGTTACATGATGAGCCAGCAAACATTTTAGACAACAGGATTTCAAGCAATAATTTGATTTGCACTTGCAAACATTGTCCAATTCACAAagagttacaaaataataacgGTTTGTATATATTGACGcagcaaatattaataaatatttttggtgtactctttaaatttaacacagCTATTTATTCAActaactaaataattaaataattgtgtattcAATGTACGCAGTTGACTATTTGATTCATTAATCATATGTTTAATCCAAAAGTTTTGGAAAATGCTGATGGATAAAACATTCTACATTTCAGTACATGTATACCATCAAATctctaaaagaaaatgtaatcgTTACAGTTACTGAAATAAAGAACAAAACTTATAATCCGTAGTAATATTTGGTTGATTCAAATGCAGtactagaaaatataaaataccttaacaatttatgttttagtgacatattttaaagaaattatacgACAACAGCATCCCCTTAAAGCAGAAATTTGGCAACAAAGTGacaatttaagaattattaaaaatgcagTTGAGAATCCGAATTATGCACATTTTAATAATGCAGACGATCAggaagcaatttttttttattcctacaATATTCCTATGGATAATGAAAGGCAATTAGAGCAAATGGAAGGCTTTTTGAAAAcggatgaaaattttaatacatcggtaaatatttaatgtatatagttatcatttatttcatataaaattatattatttattgctccaaaattaaaaactaaacgGGAAATAAATAATAGGCAAACAGCGTAGCTAAGTTTACGTgccatcaaatatttattttattgatgtataatattaaattattataatattcacaatGGTTACATTTGAAATTGCGTTTAGTGAACATGTTTACTACAAATGTAACTTTTATTCCAtcattaaatgttatttcaaatgtaaccattgtaaatattataataataagttacaccattaaaataaatgttagataACACGTTAACTTAAGTTCTTtcactattatttattttttgtttaatatttatttcacaattcCGTATTTCTATACTGCTGTTTCATAATAACAAAACTGTTTCAGATTTTAGAAGCTTCAAAAATTGGTGGGAACAATGCATACGAGTTCATAAAACGCAACTTGAGCCAAATTTTCACCAATAAACTAGCTTCTGAATATAgttgggaaaaaaaaataaacgtgtaTTCCGATCATTAAAGCTATCACAGCTATTAATCGGTACGTTTTTAATAAtccttacttttttaaattatgctattttaaataaatgttaaataggTAAATATATATCGGATTCTGTTATAGCCGCAGGCGAAATAGTCAACGCTATGTTCACAAAAAAGGATATCGAAGAGGCAATACAGAAATGGCTCAAGAGGGCAAAAGAAAGGCTTAATGcggaacaaaataaattaaacgttcAAAGGCAACTGGAAGATCAATGAGATTCTTTTAAGCCTCAGTTTCAGTTTTTATTTGGTTTACTTATATAGTTTGTtttttgagttaattataaataagaaatagtttttaacaGCTTTTGTTCCTATTTGGTTtgcttagtttgttttttgagttaattattaataagaaatagttTATAACACATAATTTTTGACATCTTCATGTATCTacgataaaaagttttttattttgaatgtttattttgtttagatatagtttattaacattacaattttatgtgataatatattaagatagactgtatgaaaaaaatcagaatatatgtttttataattatatggaaaattgtttttttagcaTTTGATTgtatttaactttattgtatcacatttgataaattaaacttaattatattgtacgcaactgacaataatataatgtcAGGTgttcacaaaaattttatatatacgctGTATATATTCGCAGCATTTTTTACGTTTCCATCactatttgatttattttaattaattaataaatataaattaaattttataaattttatgtctttaaatatttttaataagcattgagcatattaaaatttataaaattaattgaaattacaaaCACGGAACATGTTTTGGACATTCTGTGGATGTCTGCTTGTGAAAATTGAACTATCCAATGAATGTCCAATTATAGTCCGCCGGACGTTTGATGGATGTTCAGCATGGACGTTCTATGGACGTCCAATCGATTTGCAAACGTACCTCGAAAgaacgtccattggacgtccaagGGACCCAAATTGGGCGTCCAATGGACGTCCCATTGGGCGTTCGCAATCGAACGTTCGATGGACGTccatgtgctatctgggatgtTACTGAAAATCTTATCAGTAATATGCTGAATCAGTACTACTATTCTGTACTAATCTACATAatttgtttgttttctgttcctaaactctctgaattagtgtacacttgaaatgaaatagatagatgtttaaAAGTTGGCGAAGGTAAGAAGGAACATTCCAgtgtagtctagtgcaggaatagaaaacaagcctaatggGCTAGTATGTACAAtaccattaattttttaatgttggtCTAATAGAAGGCCAGTACtgaaatataaatcttattttttggtGCAGTATCGCTATCTCGTCAGTATTCAATACTgattcaatgtattttattccTACTTGGGTATATAACATAATATGCATaaagttagaaaatatttatcaaattttaaggttcctgagtactcgccgcgactatattgaagtcgtgacgtcagaagcaagaaattgcgtgaaatgacacgtaattttgtcaaagatgccatttctaaataaagccaatttggataaaacagactaatcagatggctttaaaccacttctaaatatcggtcacgactatcttTTTTTTGCCTAGCAATTATCTTGAATTTTATTCGTAGAGATGTGGCTTAAAATGTTTCACGGCCCATACAATTGCTGACAACTCTTTTTCAGTCGTACTCTGTTATAtaactatacatttttttagcGCGCGATGATACGCGGCTGACATACGCGATCGGGCGATCCTGACCTACCGCAAACTTAAGACTATTACGACGCGACAGCGTAATCCGACGCGTTTGTCGTCACTATGAATTAGATGTGTAGctgtttgagaaaaaaaagctgaaaatcTTACGTTTCATAAGTTCATTACTTATTCTTTTTGCATATTCTATTATACTAGAACAACATTAGCGCGCGCTTCGCCTGcgctatttatttaatttcatgtttacatataactaaatataaataataaaaatttcaaaaattaattatacatttttaattaaaaataatagagttcacgatgacaaatgacagatcatgttcttgatgacaaattataaataaataaaaatagaatatgattgatttattactaaatgtctataaaattatcattaataagtagtatacattaatatcacattcttgtaatCATTCAATAATAGTCTAACATCCTGCTCTCATGGACATATTTGAGTCGTCTGGAGAGAAGcgaagattgtaaaaataacgtttttcgGCTCCGAGCTATTTTAAATATGTCAAGATGGTGCAAGATGATGCGCGCTAAGCTTATAAAAAAGACGCATAAGCGTCTTCAGTGCAATCAGTTCGTGCCCGTTGAAGTCGCAAGGCGCGCACGCATTTAAACTGCTTTTACTTGTAACAGGTaagttacatataatttttaacatactaGAACAAAACAAGCGCGTGCTACGCGCAGGCTACAgagcttttaatatgtatatatatatatatatatatatatatatatatatatatatatatatatacacatatatatagtgtgtgcatgtgtgtacatgtgtatgcatacgtatatatacattcatataaatgtataaaacattatattatatttaattataaacaaattaaaaagttaatcaagataagaaaaattttacataaattaataaaaatttatttatatttttaaaaaataatttacacaattttctttactaaattgaataataaatttcaaaaactaattatacatttatgattaacccttaaacacgtaagtgggtttgagagaccccatataaagttttgaacgcttgctatgtgaagacggaatgagataggaggttcggaccaagacgtaaaaaaagtttgaaatctcctctttcgattgatatggttgatcaacttttttggtcaactagaattcgaacggcacggcaacaatgttttgttagggtcaatgcaacccatatagtgtgtaaataaaactttttttgtgagtattttacataaaaaaactggacataATACTTTCGAATAGGttggtttgcggatgttactcgcatatactctgtctaaagttggaatactataaaatgctgtagaaaagagagtttttccaaaatatatcatgaaacacatcaattttcaattgtaaacacgacttaatcaaaaatacctcatattcgcctcgttatataagtacattttttaatagaaatgacaatgatataatttttttttgaaagtatgaatctttagcttgcAAAAGCCGTATTATAAAGttgttcaaagttttttgttgcaaagatatgattttttttttaaagtggatttttagatgcctaaaaatatctcatattctccatgttacacaattatactttttaaaaagaatgactttgccaaattttattttgaaagtgtgactctttagctttaaaaccccgtatttgaaagtccttaaacgttttttattgcgaagatatgatttttttgaaggaaaagtggatttttgaccaatttctcatttttgcttaatggtttttttttttataacttcacaataaattattttttggcaatgccgattgtgcagtcacgctcttgagattttaaacttttatttaaaaaaaaatcgtagaaaaatattgattgtaatcaaagttatagcttctcaaagttgaaaaagtctcccagacccaaaaatgtgtttccgtattttacaggatcggtgtgtttaagggttaagtatAATAGAGTTCACGATGACAAATAGTCATGTTCTCGATAacagattatgaataaataaaaatagaatagatttgatttattattaaatgtctataaaaatatcattaataagtAGTATgcattaatatcacattcttgtaattgatactcgtatatgtaacttttttatattc includes:
- the LOC120359849 gene encoding uncharacterized protein LOC120359849 isoform X2 yields the protein MLAFLRNQHISKQHFCRLQNCQGKMQKSECTSDLNSEIDVRRKRPSKRLLSSSDDEEDRTLPTPPLLKLTGAQNKKKTKSQFNLSSNESDASSVLHDEPANILDNRISSNNLICTCKHCPIHKELQNNNVTYFKEIIRQQHPLKAEIWQQSDNLRIIKNAVENPNYAHFNNADDQEAIFFYSYNIPMDNERQLEQMEGFLKTDENFNTSILEASKIGGNNAYEFIKRNLSQIFTNKLASEYSWEKKINVYSDH
- the LOC120359849 gene encoding uncharacterized protein LOC120359849 isoform X1, giving the protein MLAFLRNQHISKQHFCRLQNCQGKMQKSECTSDLNSEIDVRRKRPSKRLLSSSDDEEDRTLPTPPLLKQVTGAQNKKKTKSQFNLSSNESDASSVLHDEPANILDNRISSNNLICTCKHCPIHKELQNNNVTYFKEIIRQQHPLKAEIWQQSDNLRIIKNAVENPNYAHFNNADDQEAIFFYSYNIPMDNERQLEQMEGFLKTDENFNTSILEASKIGGNNAYEFIKRNLSQIFTNKLASEYSWEKKINVYSDH